A part of Meleagris gallopavo isolate NT-WF06-2002-E0010 breed Aviagen turkey brand Nicholas breeding stock chromosome 26, Turkey_5.1, whole genome shotgun sequence genomic DNA contains:
- the PRDM10 gene encoding PR domain zinc finger protein 10 isoform X1, with translation MDSKEESPQVWPDSAEQDQNAAQVHFVPEAGTVAQIVYSEEQERPSQQVVYTADGTSYTSVDTSEHTLVYIHPVEATQTLFTDPSQVAYVQQDATTQQVTVLLPAAAQSMNPTNLSVLGSVAESPQQMALEQGQQADRASLPVHNQVLPPMEAVDGSDPLAPLQNQMERMETKEEDDEDEEDDEDGEDTDMDEWDPDPPRPFDPNDLWCEECNNAHPSVCPKHGPLHPIPNRPVLTKARASLPLVLYIDRFLGGVFSKRRIPKRTQFGPVEGPLVRQTELKDCYIHLKVSLDKGDRKDRDLQEDLWFELSSEALCNWMMFVRPAQNHLEQNLVAYQYGHHIYYTTIKNVEPKQELKVWYAASYAEFVNQKIHDISEEERKVLREQEKNWPCYECNRRFMSSEQLQQHLNSHDEKLDFFSRARGRGRGRGKRRFGPGRRPGRPPKFMRMEVTIENGEKCEEGTQDLLHFSSKGQFDEARQATLNGLEQQEQTPVPSETQSTLEQQSENHPLQIQPQHDESAVPTQSTMTADDMRRAKRIRNAALQHLFIRKSFRPFKCLQCGKAFREKDKLDQHLRFHGREGNCPLTCDICNKGFINSGSLESHMKFHMDQKTYSCIFCPESFDRLDLLKDHVAIHIIDGYFTCPTCKKRFPDFIQVKKHVRSFHSEKIYQCTECDKAFCRPDKLRLHMLRHSDRKDFLCSTCGKQFKRKDKLREHMQRMHNPEREAKKADRISRSKTFKPRIASTDYESFMFKCRLCMMGFRRRGMLVNHLSKRHPDMKIEEVPELTLPIIKPNRDYFCQYCDKVYKSASKRKAHILKNHPGAELPPSIRKLRPAGPGEPDPMLSTHTQLTGTIATPPVCCPHCSKQYSSKTKMVQHIRKKHPEFAQLPNTIHAPLATAVISSTPAVLTTDSTTGETVVTTDLLTQAMTELSQTLTTDYRTPQGDYQRIQYIPVSQSTTGLQQPQHIQLQVVQVAQATSPHQSQHSTVDVGQLHDPQTYTQHAIQVQHIQVAEPSPTAQSSSQVGGQPLSPSSQQSQQELSPSQMQTAASTQNQALQQQQGSSVQHTYLPSTWNSFRSYSSEIQMMTIPQGQYVITETAVGTPVTTVNTGQVKAVTQTHYVISEGQPDLDVKQNSSLSSEVQVGVSQPPTHTDTLESQTSNQQQTTQYIITTTTNGNGGSEVHITKPRTFSAEHE, from the exons ATGGACTCGAAAGAAGAAAGTCCTCAGGTGTGGCCTGACTCTGCTGAGCAGGACCAGAATGCTGCTCAG gtGCACTTTGTCCCAGAAGCAGGGACAGTGGCACAGATCGTGTACAGCGAGGAGCAGGAGCGTCCCTCCCAGCAGGTGGTGTACACAGCAGATGGCACCTCGTACACCTCCGTGGACACCTCGGAGCACACGCTGGTTTACATCCATCCCGTGGAAGCTACGCAG ACTCTGTTTACAGATCCGTCCCAAGTGGCTTATGTCCAGCAGGATGCCACCACGCAGCAG GTAACTGTGCTcttgcctgctgctgctcagagcatgAATCCCACCAACCTGTCTGTGCTCGGCAGCGTTGCTGAATCCCCCCAGCAAATGGCTCTGGAGCAGGGTCAACAAGCAGATAGA GCATCGTTACCGGTGCATAACCAGGTGTTACCTCCTATGGAGGCAGTGGATGGTTCTGACCCTCTGGCACCGCTGCAGAATCAGATGGAAAGGATggaaacaaaagaggaagaTGACGAGGATGAAGAAGATGATGAAGATGGGGAAGACACTGACATGGATGAATGGGATCCAGATCCACCTCGACCATTTGATCCCAATGATCTGT GGTGTGAAGAGTGTAATAATGCACATCCCTCCGTGTGTCCAAAACATGGACCTTTGCATCCAATCCCAAACCGGCCTGTGCTGACCAAGGCAAGAGCCAGCCTCCCCTTGGTGCTCTACATAGACAGGTTTTTGGGAGGTGTCTTCTCCAAAAGGCGTATCCCCAAACGCACACAATTTGGACCTGTAGAAGGACCCCTGGTTAGACAAACTGAGCTCAAAGACTGCTATATCCATTTGAAG GTGTCTCTTGATAAAGGtgacagaaaagacagagattTGCAAGAGGACCTGTGGTTTGAACTTTCTAGTGAGGCTCTTTGTAACTGGATGATGTTTGTGCGTCCAGCTCAAAACCATTTGGAGCAGAACCTGGTTGCTTATCAGTATGGCCACCACATTTATTACACAACCATTAAGAACGTGGAGCCCAAACAGGAACTCAAG GTGTGGTATGCTGCCTCTTATGCAGAGTTTGTGAACCAGAAGATCCACGACATATCTGAGGAGGAACGCAAGG TTCTCAGAGAGCAAGAGAAGAACTGGCCATGTTACGAGTGCAACCGTCGTTTCATGAGCTCAGAGCAACTTCAGCAGCATCTCAACTCCCATGATGAGAAGCTGGACTTCTTCAGCAG agccagAGGAAGAGGTCGTGGGCGAGGAAAAAGAAGGTTTGGACCAGGCAGGCGCCCGGGACGCCCTCCCAAATTCATGCGTATGGAAGTAACCATTGAGAATGGAGAGAAGTGTGAAGAAGGAACACAG GACTTGCTGCATTTTTCCAGCAAGGGGCAGTTTGATGAGGCCAGACAAGCAACACTGAATgggctggagcagcaggaacagacTCCAGTGCCATCAGAGACACAGTCGACACTGGAACAGCAGTCAGAAAACCACCCGCTACAGATCCAGCCCCAGCACGATGAGAGTGCAGTGCCTACACAGAGCACCATGACAGCAGATGACATGAGGCGAGCAAAGCGTATCAGG aatgcAGCTCTTCAGCACCTGTTCATAAGGAAATCCTTCCGCCCATTCAAATGCCTCCAGTGTGGGAAGGCGTTCCGGGAAAAGGACAAACTGGATCAGCATCTGAGGTTCCACGGCCGGGAAGGGAACTGCCCTCTGACTTGTGACATTTGCAACAAGGGCTTTATCAACAGTGGTTCTCTCGAGAGCCACATGAAGTTCCACATGGACCAGAAAACATATTCCTGCATTTTCTGTCCCGAGTCCTTTGACCGTTTGGATTTACTCAAAGATCACGTGGCCATTCATATCATTGATGGCTATTTCACCTGTCCTACCTGCAAAAAGCGCTTTCCAGACTTCATCCAG GTCAAGAAACACGTCCGCAGTTTCCATTCAGAAAAGATTTATCAGTGCACAGAGTGTGACAAGGCTTTCTGCCGCCCTGACAAGCTGCGGCTCCACATGTTGCGGCACTCGGACCGCAAAGACTTCCTGTGCTCCACGTGTGGCAAGCAGTTCAAG AGGAAGGACAAATTGCGAGAGCACATGCAGAGGATGCACAACCCAGAGAGGGAGGCCAAGAAAGCTGATCGAATCAGCCGCTCCAAAACTTTCAAGCCTCGGATCGCTTCCACTGACTACGAGAGCTTCATGTTCAAGTGCCGGCTGTGCATGATGGGCTTCCGCCGCAGGGGGATGTTG GTGAATCATTTATCAAAGAGACACCCAGACATGAAAATAGAAGAGGTGCCAGAGCTCACGTTGCCCATCATCAAACCCAACAGAGATTATTTCTGTCAGTACTGTGATAAG GTGTACAAGAGTGCCAGCAAACGCAAAGCACATATCCTGAAGAACCATCCTGGTGCTGAGCTACCTCCAAGCATCCGGAAACTGCGCCCTGCAGGCCCAGGAGAGCCAGATCCCATGCTGAGCACCCACACCCAGCTGACAGGCACTATAGCCACCCCTCCAGTCTGCTGTCCTCATTGTTCCAAACAGTACAGCAGTAAG ACAAAGATGGTACAACACATTCGCAAGAAGCACCCGGAGTTTGCTCAGCTCCCTAACACTATACATGCCCCACTGGCGACAGCTGTCATCAGTTCCACTCCTGCAGTCCTCACCACTGACAGCACTACTGGAGAGACTGTTGTG ACAACAGACTTACTGACACAAGCAATGACAGAGCTGTCCCAGACCCTCACAACAGACTATCGGACTCCCCAGGGCGATTACCAGCGAATCCAGTACATCCCTGTGTCTCAGTCCACAACTGGCTTGCAGCAGCCTCAGCACATTCAACTGCAGGTTGTTCAAGTGGCCCAG GCTACCTCACCTCACCAGTCTCAGCACTCCACAGTGGACGTTGGACAGCTTCATGACCCCCAGACATATACCCAGCATGCCATCCAGGTGCAGCACATCCAGGTCGCAGAGCCATCACCCACAGCTCAGTCATCATCACAG gtTGGGGGTCAGCCTCTGAGTCCCTCCTCACAACAATCGCAGCAGGAACTCAGCCCCTCGCAGATGCAGACAGCTGCATCTACACAAAACCAagccctccagcagcagcaaggatCTTCAGTCCAGCACACATATCTTCCCAGCACGTGGAACTCATTTCGGAGTTATT CATCCGAGATTCAGATGATGACCATCCCTCAAGGCCAATATGTCATCACAGAGACTGCTGTAGGTACACCTGTCACCACTGTCAACACAGGGCAAGTGAAAGCAGTTACtcag ACTCACTATGTGATATCTGAAGGTCAACCTGATCTGGATGTCAAACAGAATTCCTCACTCTCCAGTGAGGTACAGGTTGGTGTTTCCCAGCCACCAACCCACACTGATACGCTGGAATCTCAAACAAGTAATCAGCAGCAAACAACCCAGTACATAATCACTACAACTACCAATGGAAACGGGGGCAGTGAAGTGCACATCACTAAACCAAGAACTTTCTCAGCAGAACACGAATGA
- the PRDM10 gene encoding PR domain zinc finger protein 10 isoform X3: protein MDSKEESPQVWPDSAEQDQNAAQVHFVPEAGTVAQIVYSEEQERPSQQVVYTADGTSYTSVDTSEHTLVYIHPVEATQTLFTDPSQVAYVQQDATTQQASLPVHNQVLPPMEAVDGSDPLAPLQNQMERMETKEEDDEDEEDDEDGEDTDMDEWDPDPPRPFDPNDLWCEECNNAHPSVCPKHGPLHPIPNRPVLTKARASLPLVLYIDRFLGGVFSKRRIPKRTQFGPVEGPLVRQTELKDCYIHLKVSLDKGDRKDRDLQEDLWFELSSEALCNWMMFVRPAQNHLEQNLVAYQYGHHIYYTTIKNVEPKQELKVWYAASYAEFVNQKIHDISEEERKVLREQEKNWPCYECNRRFMSSEQLQQHLNSHDEKLDFFSRARGRGRGRGKRRFGPGRRPGRPPKFMRMEVTIENGEKCEEGTQDLLHFSSKGQFDEARQATLNGLEQQEQTPVPSETQSTLEQQSENHPLQIQPQHDESAVPTQSTMTADDMRRAKRIRNAALQHLFIRKSFRPFKCLQCGKAFREKDKLDQHLRFHGREGNCPLTCDICNKGFINSGSLESHMKFHMDQKTYSCIFCPESFDRLDLLKDHVAIHIIDGYFTCPTCKKRFPDFIQVKKHVRSFHSEKIYQCTECDKAFCRPDKLRLHMLRHSDRKDFLCSTCGKQFKRKDKLREHMQRMHNPEREAKKADRISRSKTFKPRIASTDYESFMFKCRLCMMGFRRRGMLVNHLSKRHPDMKIEEVPELTLPIIKPNRDYFCQYCDKVYKSASKRKAHILKNHPGAELPPSIRKLRPAGPGEPDPMLSTHTQLTGTIATPPVCCPHCSKQYSSKTKMVQHIRKKHPEFAQLPNTIHAPLATAVISSTPAVLTTDSTTGETVVTTDLLTQAMTELSQTLTTDYRTPQGDYQRIQYIPVSQSTTGLQQPQHIQLQVVQVAQATSPHQSQHSTVDVGQLHDPQTYTQHAIQVQHIQVAEPSPTAQSSSQVGGQPLSPSSQQSQQELSPSQMQTAASTQNQALQQQQGSSVQHTYLPSTWNSFRSYSSEIQMMTIPQGQYVITETAVGTPVTTVNTGQVKAVTQTHYVISEGQPDLDVKQNSSLSSEVQVGVSQPPTHTDTLESQTSNQQQTTQYIITTTTNGNGGSEVHITKPRTFSAEHE, encoded by the exons ATGGACTCGAAAGAAGAAAGTCCTCAGGTGTGGCCTGACTCTGCTGAGCAGGACCAGAATGCTGCTCAG gtGCACTTTGTCCCAGAAGCAGGGACAGTGGCACAGATCGTGTACAGCGAGGAGCAGGAGCGTCCCTCCCAGCAGGTGGTGTACACAGCAGATGGCACCTCGTACACCTCCGTGGACACCTCGGAGCACACGCTGGTTTACATCCATCCCGTGGAAGCTACGCAG ACTCTGTTTACAGATCCGTCCCAAGTGGCTTATGTCCAGCAGGATGCCACCACGCAGCAG GCATCGTTACCGGTGCATAACCAGGTGTTACCTCCTATGGAGGCAGTGGATGGTTCTGACCCTCTGGCACCGCTGCAGAATCAGATGGAAAGGATggaaacaaaagaggaagaTGACGAGGATGAAGAAGATGATGAAGATGGGGAAGACACTGACATGGATGAATGGGATCCAGATCCACCTCGACCATTTGATCCCAATGATCTGT GGTGTGAAGAGTGTAATAATGCACATCCCTCCGTGTGTCCAAAACATGGACCTTTGCATCCAATCCCAAACCGGCCTGTGCTGACCAAGGCAAGAGCCAGCCTCCCCTTGGTGCTCTACATAGACAGGTTTTTGGGAGGTGTCTTCTCCAAAAGGCGTATCCCCAAACGCACACAATTTGGACCTGTAGAAGGACCCCTGGTTAGACAAACTGAGCTCAAAGACTGCTATATCCATTTGAAG GTGTCTCTTGATAAAGGtgacagaaaagacagagattTGCAAGAGGACCTGTGGTTTGAACTTTCTAGTGAGGCTCTTTGTAACTGGATGATGTTTGTGCGTCCAGCTCAAAACCATTTGGAGCAGAACCTGGTTGCTTATCAGTATGGCCACCACATTTATTACACAACCATTAAGAACGTGGAGCCCAAACAGGAACTCAAG GTGTGGTATGCTGCCTCTTATGCAGAGTTTGTGAACCAGAAGATCCACGACATATCTGAGGAGGAACGCAAGG TTCTCAGAGAGCAAGAGAAGAACTGGCCATGTTACGAGTGCAACCGTCGTTTCATGAGCTCAGAGCAACTTCAGCAGCATCTCAACTCCCATGATGAGAAGCTGGACTTCTTCAGCAG agccagAGGAAGAGGTCGTGGGCGAGGAAAAAGAAGGTTTGGACCAGGCAGGCGCCCGGGACGCCCTCCCAAATTCATGCGTATGGAAGTAACCATTGAGAATGGAGAGAAGTGTGAAGAAGGAACACAG GACTTGCTGCATTTTTCCAGCAAGGGGCAGTTTGATGAGGCCAGACAAGCAACACTGAATgggctggagcagcaggaacagacTCCAGTGCCATCAGAGACACAGTCGACACTGGAACAGCAGTCAGAAAACCACCCGCTACAGATCCAGCCCCAGCACGATGAGAGTGCAGTGCCTACACAGAGCACCATGACAGCAGATGACATGAGGCGAGCAAAGCGTATCAGG aatgcAGCTCTTCAGCACCTGTTCATAAGGAAATCCTTCCGCCCATTCAAATGCCTCCAGTGTGGGAAGGCGTTCCGGGAAAAGGACAAACTGGATCAGCATCTGAGGTTCCACGGCCGGGAAGGGAACTGCCCTCTGACTTGTGACATTTGCAACAAGGGCTTTATCAACAGTGGTTCTCTCGAGAGCCACATGAAGTTCCACATGGACCAGAAAACATATTCCTGCATTTTCTGTCCCGAGTCCTTTGACCGTTTGGATTTACTCAAAGATCACGTGGCCATTCATATCATTGATGGCTATTTCACCTGTCCTACCTGCAAAAAGCGCTTTCCAGACTTCATCCAG GTCAAGAAACACGTCCGCAGTTTCCATTCAGAAAAGATTTATCAGTGCACAGAGTGTGACAAGGCTTTCTGCCGCCCTGACAAGCTGCGGCTCCACATGTTGCGGCACTCGGACCGCAAAGACTTCCTGTGCTCCACGTGTGGCAAGCAGTTCAAG AGGAAGGACAAATTGCGAGAGCACATGCAGAGGATGCACAACCCAGAGAGGGAGGCCAAGAAAGCTGATCGAATCAGCCGCTCCAAAACTTTCAAGCCTCGGATCGCTTCCACTGACTACGAGAGCTTCATGTTCAAGTGCCGGCTGTGCATGATGGGCTTCCGCCGCAGGGGGATGTTG GTGAATCATTTATCAAAGAGACACCCAGACATGAAAATAGAAGAGGTGCCAGAGCTCACGTTGCCCATCATCAAACCCAACAGAGATTATTTCTGTCAGTACTGTGATAAG GTGTACAAGAGTGCCAGCAAACGCAAAGCACATATCCTGAAGAACCATCCTGGTGCTGAGCTACCTCCAAGCATCCGGAAACTGCGCCCTGCAGGCCCAGGAGAGCCAGATCCCATGCTGAGCACCCACACCCAGCTGACAGGCACTATAGCCACCCCTCCAGTCTGCTGTCCTCATTGTTCCAAACAGTACAGCAGTAAG ACAAAGATGGTACAACACATTCGCAAGAAGCACCCGGAGTTTGCTCAGCTCCCTAACACTATACATGCCCCACTGGCGACAGCTGTCATCAGTTCCACTCCTGCAGTCCTCACCACTGACAGCACTACTGGAGAGACTGTTGTG ACAACAGACTTACTGACACAAGCAATGACAGAGCTGTCCCAGACCCTCACAACAGACTATCGGACTCCCCAGGGCGATTACCAGCGAATCCAGTACATCCCTGTGTCTCAGTCCACAACTGGCTTGCAGCAGCCTCAGCACATTCAACTGCAGGTTGTTCAAGTGGCCCAG GCTACCTCACCTCACCAGTCTCAGCACTCCACAGTGGACGTTGGACAGCTTCATGACCCCCAGACATATACCCAGCATGCCATCCAGGTGCAGCACATCCAGGTCGCAGAGCCATCACCCACAGCTCAGTCATCATCACAG gtTGGGGGTCAGCCTCTGAGTCCCTCCTCACAACAATCGCAGCAGGAACTCAGCCCCTCGCAGATGCAGACAGCTGCATCTACACAAAACCAagccctccagcagcagcaaggatCTTCAGTCCAGCACACATATCTTCCCAGCACGTGGAACTCATTTCGGAGTTATT CATCCGAGATTCAGATGATGACCATCCCTCAAGGCCAATATGTCATCACAGAGACTGCTGTAGGTACACCTGTCACCACTGTCAACACAGGGCAAGTGAAAGCAGTTACtcag ACTCACTATGTGATATCTGAAGGTCAACCTGATCTGGATGTCAAACAGAATTCCTCACTCTCCAGTGAGGTACAGGTTGGTGTTTCCCAGCCACCAACCCACACTGATACGCTGGAATCTCAAACAAGTAATCAGCAGCAAACAACCCAGTACATAATCACTACAACTACCAATGGAAACGGGGGCAGTGAAGTGCACATCACTAAACCAAGAACTTTCTCAGCAGAACACGAATGA
- the PRDM10 gene encoding PR domain zinc finger protein 10 isoform X2 — MDSKEESPQVHFVPEAGTVAQIVYSEEQERPSQQVVYTADGTSYTSVDTSEHTLVYIHPVEATQTLFTDPSQVAYVQQDATTQQVTVLLPAAAQSMNPTNLSVLGSVAESPQQMALEQGQQADRASLPVHNQVLPPMEAVDGSDPLAPLQNQMERMETKEEDDEDEEDDEDGEDTDMDEWDPDPPRPFDPNDLWCEECNNAHPSVCPKHGPLHPIPNRPVLTKARASLPLVLYIDRFLGGVFSKRRIPKRTQFGPVEGPLVRQTELKDCYIHLKVSLDKGDRKDRDLQEDLWFELSSEALCNWMMFVRPAQNHLEQNLVAYQYGHHIYYTTIKNVEPKQELKVWYAASYAEFVNQKIHDISEEERKVLREQEKNWPCYECNRRFMSSEQLQQHLNSHDEKLDFFSRARGRGRGRGKRRFGPGRRPGRPPKFMRMEVTIENGEKCEEGTQDLLHFSSKGQFDEARQATLNGLEQQEQTPVPSETQSTLEQQSENHPLQIQPQHDESAVPTQSTMTADDMRRAKRIRNAALQHLFIRKSFRPFKCLQCGKAFREKDKLDQHLRFHGREGNCPLTCDICNKGFINSGSLESHMKFHMDQKTYSCIFCPESFDRLDLLKDHVAIHIIDGYFTCPTCKKRFPDFIQVKKHVRSFHSEKIYQCTECDKAFCRPDKLRLHMLRHSDRKDFLCSTCGKQFKRKDKLREHMQRMHNPEREAKKADRISRSKTFKPRIASTDYESFMFKCRLCMMGFRRRGMLVNHLSKRHPDMKIEEVPELTLPIIKPNRDYFCQYCDKVYKSASKRKAHILKNHPGAELPPSIRKLRPAGPGEPDPMLSTHTQLTGTIATPPVCCPHCSKQYSSKTKMVQHIRKKHPEFAQLPNTIHAPLATAVISSTPAVLTTDSTTGETVVTTDLLTQAMTELSQTLTTDYRTPQGDYQRIQYIPVSQSTTGLQQPQHIQLQVVQVAQATSPHQSQHSTVDVGQLHDPQTYTQHAIQVQHIQVAEPSPTAQSSSQVGGQPLSPSSQQSQQELSPSQMQTAASTQNQALQQQQGSSVQHTYLPSTWNSFRSYSSEIQMMTIPQGQYVITETAVGTPVTTVNTGQVKAVTQTHYVISEGQPDLDVKQNSSLSSEVQVGVSQPPTHTDTLESQTSNQQQTTQYIITTTTNGNGGSEVHITKPRTFSAEHE; from the exons ATGGACTCGAAAGAAGAAAGTCCTCAG gtGCACTTTGTCCCAGAAGCAGGGACAGTGGCACAGATCGTGTACAGCGAGGAGCAGGAGCGTCCCTCCCAGCAGGTGGTGTACACAGCAGATGGCACCTCGTACACCTCCGTGGACACCTCGGAGCACACGCTGGTTTACATCCATCCCGTGGAAGCTACGCAG ACTCTGTTTACAGATCCGTCCCAAGTGGCTTATGTCCAGCAGGATGCCACCACGCAGCAG GTAACTGTGCTcttgcctgctgctgctcagagcatgAATCCCACCAACCTGTCTGTGCTCGGCAGCGTTGCTGAATCCCCCCAGCAAATGGCTCTGGAGCAGGGTCAACAAGCAGATAGA GCATCGTTACCGGTGCATAACCAGGTGTTACCTCCTATGGAGGCAGTGGATGGTTCTGACCCTCTGGCACCGCTGCAGAATCAGATGGAAAGGATggaaacaaaagaggaagaTGACGAGGATGAAGAAGATGATGAAGATGGGGAAGACACTGACATGGATGAATGGGATCCAGATCCACCTCGACCATTTGATCCCAATGATCTGT GGTGTGAAGAGTGTAATAATGCACATCCCTCCGTGTGTCCAAAACATGGACCTTTGCATCCAATCCCAAACCGGCCTGTGCTGACCAAGGCAAGAGCCAGCCTCCCCTTGGTGCTCTACATAGACAGGTTTTTGGGAGGTGTCTTCTCCAAAAGGCGTATCCCCAAACGCACACAATTTGGACCTGTAGAAGGACCCCTGGTTAGACAAACTGAGCTCAAAGACTGCTATATCCATTTGAAG GTGTCTCTTGATAAAGGtgacagaaaagacagagattTGCAAGAGGACCTGTGGTTTGAACTTTCTAGTGAGGCTCTTTGTAACTGGATGATGTTTGTGCGTCCAGCTCAAAACCATTTGGAGCAGAACCTGGTTGCTTATCAGTATGGCCACCACATTTATTACACAACCATTAAGAACGTGGAGCCCAAACAGGAACTCAAG GTGTGGTATGCTGCCTCTTATGCAGAGTTTGTGAACCAGAAGATCCACGACATATCTGAGGAGGAACGCAAGG TTCTCAGAGAGCAAGAGAAGAACTGGCCATGTTACGAGTGCAACCGTCGTTTCATGAGCTCAGAGCAACTTCAGCAGCATCTCAACTCCCATGATGAGAAGCTGGACTTCTTCAGCAG agccagAGGAAGAGGTCGTGGGCGAGGAAAAAGAAGGTTTGGACCAGGCAGGCGCCCGGGACGCCCTCCCAAATTCATGCGTATGGAAGTAACCATTGAGAATGGAGAGAAGTGTGAAGAAGGAACACAG GACTTGCTGCATTTTTCCAGCAAGGGGCAGTTTGATGAGGCCAGACAAGCAACACTGAATgggctggagcagcaggaacagacTCCAGTGCCATCAGAGACACAGTCGACACTGGAACAGCAGTCAGAAAACCACCCGCTACAGATCCAGCCCCAGCACGATGAGAGTGCAGTGCCTACACAGAGCACCATGACAGCAGATGACATGAGGCGAGCAAAGCGTATCAGG aatgcAGCTCTTCAGCACCTGTTCATAAGGAAATCCTTCCGCCCATTCAAATGCCTCCAGTGTGGGAAGGCGTTCCGGGAAAAGGACAAACTGGATCAGCATCTGAGGTTCCACGGCCGGGAAGGGAACTGCCCTCTGACTTGTGACATTTGCAACAAGGGCTTTATCAACAGTGGTTCTCTCGAGAGCCACATGAAGTTCCACATGGACCAGAAAACATATTCCTGCATTTTCTGTCCCGAGTCCTTTGACCGTTTGGATTTACTCAAAGATCACGTGGCCATTCATATCATTGATGGCTATTTCACCTGTCCTACCTGCAAAAAGCGCTTTCCAGACTTCATCCAG GTCAAGAAACACGTCCGCAGTTTCCATTCAGAAAAGATTTATCAGTGCACAGAGTGTGACAAGGCTTTCTGCCGCCCTGACAAGCTGCGGCTCCACATGTTGCGGCACTCGGACCGCAAAGACTTCCTGTGCTCCACGTGTGGCAAGCAGTTCAAG AGGAAGGACAAATTGCGAGAGCACATGCAGAGGATGCACAACCCAGAGAGGGAGGCCAAGAAAGCTGATCGAATCAGCCGCTCCAAAACTTTCAAGCCTCGGATCGCTTCCACTGACTACGAGAGCTTCATGTTCAAGTGCCGGCTGTGCATGATGGGCTTCCGCCGCAGGGGGATGTTG GTGAATCATTTATCAAAGAGACACCCAGACATGAAAATAGAAGAGGTGCCAGAGCTCACGTTGCCCATCATCAAACCCAACAGAGATTATTTCTGTCAGTACTGTGATAAG GTGTACAAGAGTGCCAGCAAACGCAAAGCACATATCCTGAAGAACCATCCTGGTGCTGAGCTACCTCCAAGCATCCGGAAACTGCGCCCTGCAGGCCCAGGAGAGCCAGATCCCATGCTGAGCACCCACACCCAGCTGACAGGCACTATAGCCACCCCTCCAGTCTGCTGTCCTCATTGTTCCAAACAGTACAGCAGTAAG ACAAAGATGGTACAACACATTCGCAAGAAGCACCCGGAGTTTGCTCAGCTCCCTAACACTATACATGCCCCACTGGCGACAGCTGTCATCAGTTCCACTCCTGCAGTCCTCACCACTGACAGCACTACTGGAGAGACTGTTGTG ACAACAGACTTACTGACACAAGCAATGACAGAGCTGTCCCAGACCCTCACAACAGACTATCGGACTCCCCAGGGCGATTACCAGCGAATCCAGTACATCCCTGTGTCTCAGTCCACAACTGGCTTGCAGCAGCCTCAGCACATTCAACTGCAGGTTGTTCAAGTGGCCCAG GCTACCTCACCTCACCAGTCTCAGCACTCCACAGTGGACGTTGGACAGCTTCATGACCCCCAGACATATACCCAGCATGCCATCCAGGTGCAGCACATCCAGGTCGCAGAGCCATCACCCACAGCTCAGTCATCATCACAG gtTGGGGGTCAGCCTCTGAGTCCCTCCTCACAACAATCGCAGCAGGAACTCAGCCCCTCGCAGATGCAGACAGCTGCATCTACACAAAACCAagccctccagcagcagcaaggatCTTCAGTCCAGCACACATATCTTCCCAGCACGTGGAACTCATTTCGGAGTTATT CATCCGAGATTCAGATGATGACCATCCCTCAAGGCCAATATGTCATCACAGAGACTGCTGTAGGTACACCTGTCACCACTGTCAACACAGGGCAAGTGAAAGCAGTTACtcag ACTCACTATGTGATATCTGAAGGTCAACCTGATCTGGATGTCAAACAGAATTCCTCACTCTCCAGTGAGGTACAGGTTGGTGTTTCCCAGCCACCAACCCACACTGATACGCTGGAATCTCAAACAAGTAATCAGCAGCAAACAACCCAGTACATAATCACTACAACTACCAATGGAAACGGGGGCAGTGAAGTGCACATCACTAAACCAAGAACTTTCTCAGCAGAACACGAATGA